Below is a genomic region from Rhinoraja longicauda isolate Sanriku21f chromosome 34, sRhiLon1.1, whole genome shotgun sequence.
acattgggatagtcccagcctcaactacctcatctggcagcttgttccatccatccaccaccttttgtgtgaaaacgttatccctcagactcctattaaagcttctccccttcaccttgaacctacgacCTCCATGTGTATTGTATGTGTGGTGACGGCTGTCCTTTTGTGGAACTGAGACCGTGACTTTGAATCCGGCAGTTTGTCGAGTCCCACAGGAACTGGCCTGTGGGAAAAGCCCATCTGCCGTCCTTCCCCAGCCTGGCCCCTGCGTGCTGCCTCGCAATCTCCATTTTTCCAAGGAGAGAAGCGATGATTCTCAGCAGCGGCTCCGCCCAACTCCGCCCTGTCAGTGTCACCAGACACTGGGCAGTGGGCGCGCTCTGTGATTGGTGGCAGCGAGTCGTTGTGATTGGTCGCTTCAGTGGTCCAATCAAACAGTTTTGAATCAAACTGACCACTTACAGTGCACggcctctccattccctcattAGCATAGGGCGATGGGGCAGTCTATTTAATCCGCGCTCAGAGCTTGTTCTAGACATTCGTGTGTCTGAGGCCGAGAGACGAAATGCCTGACCCACCGAAAGCGGCCAAGAAGGGCGCCAAGAAAGCCGTGTCCAAACCTGCAGGCAAGGCTGGCAAGAAACGCAGGAAGTCCAGGAAGGAGAGTTACGccatctacatctacaaagtgaTGAAGCAGGTTCACCCCGACACCGGCATCTCCTCCAAGGCTATGAGCATCATGAACTCGTTCGTCAACGATATTTTCGAGCGCATCGCGAGCGAGGCTTCCCGCCTGGCTCATTACAAcaagcgggcgaccatcagctccCGGGAAATCCAGACCGCCGTGCGCCTGTTGCTACCCGGGGAGCTGGCCAAGCACGCCGTGTCGGAAGGGACAAAGGCGGTGACCAAGTACACCAGTTCCAAGtaaagatcctcagtgctgacaaACCGAAAACCCTAaggctcttttaagagccacCCACAATCTCACTGAAAGAGTTGTAGCACTATTTCGGCATCGAATTGCTACAAAATAGTGTGGGGGCTATAAACTAGGCAGCtacaatattttaaattatgtttatGTTGATCAAACTACGGACAAATAGTTTTAAGAATGAGAGGtacgccatttaggacggagacgaggaaaacctttttcacagagTCGtggatctggaattctctgccgaagAAAGCAGTGgagtatggcgagtcgtaggcgaagtacgttgaggtagacgtttattgtaactaacaaccgtgacaatcaaccatcaaacgacagacaaccataaatcttactgtctccttcggaggactaaacgagactgcccagttcctttacctgcgcaccacctcacctcttctaccaatcagggggttcgatggtctggaccaatccctgtgtccctacatgatcccccccccagaaccctcggtgcggtaccaggcaggtgcccggaccacccgaccggagcgggtgcggagaggagaggggggctctgccgggggtggggatggggaaacCGGCACCTcgggaggaggggaaactgccggagccggagggggcagtggcaagaagaccgggggaagcggggtcccgaacgggggcagcgagggggaaaactgctgtacgggagccgcggccggagggcggccccggcgaggaggttgagccgctgtgaagggctggtctgggtccaaataggcaggcttgaggcgggacaccgagacgacctcttgtcgtgtacccacttctaacgtgaaggtgactgtgcctctcttcactactctgaacggaccctggtaaactggtcggaaaggggggcggtgggcatcgatgcgcccgaaaacgaactcgcagtcgcccaaagccggcgggacgtgtgaagggggatccccgtgacgcagggaccggggccagggaccccacccgcgctcggagtgcagctaagagtgctggcatggagggagggggggtggaacattgggggagaacgtcgcctggtactcgcaggggcgagccatagaccaggtctgccaaggaagctccgagatcgtgctttggagccatgcggatacccaggagaacccatgggagctggtcggcccagtcggggccggacaggcgggaagtgagtgaggctttaagctgcctatggaaccgttccaccatcccgttggcctgggggtgataggcggtggtttgttgtaatcgggacccgcacagctgagtcagagccacacacagggatgaggtgaattgggcgccccggtcggtagtgatgacgtccgggacgccgaaatgGGCAATCCAATTTAGGGCCAGAGCctgcgcgcaggaggctgctgagatgtcggacaacgggagcgcctctggccaccgggtgaaccgctcgactaccgtgaggaggtgggtgtagtccctggagtggggtaacgggccgacgagatccacatggatgtggaggaatcggactgcggggaccgtgaactgctggatgGGAGGCCGAGTGtgtcggtggaccttggaggtttggcacggaatgcaggagcgggcccaggcagccacctgcctccgcagcccgtgccagacaaatcgagccgcaatcagagccgaagtggcccgtatggacgggtgtgccaggccgtgaatagtgtcaaaaacctggcgccgcatggaagtgggtactACCGGGCGGGTGCGCAGCAGGGAAACGTTGCACCAGAGTTTagtacgcgtgggaccacaggctacctgtgccaaccgcaaccccgaggtggtgtgggggtatagtgagggggtgtcttccaggcgctgagcctccgctagctcctggaaatccaccccggaacttaccggggaaaccgccggtctggacagggcatccgcgacggcgtttagttttcccgcactgtgccgaacgtcggtggtaaattctgaAACGTAAGTGAGAtgtcgctgctggcgggccgaccacggatcggaaaccttcgaaaaagcaaacgtcagtggcttgtggtcagtgaaagccacgaaaaagcgaccctctaaaaaatagcgaaaatgacggatcgccaggtagagggccaggagttcccgatcaaaggcactgtaagctatctcggggcgagtaagctggcggctgaaacaggccaaagggtgccagaggccgttaacctgctgttctaagacgccccccaccgccacgccggaggcatcgatggtgggggcagaggagcacgggtgcacgagcatggtggcgtttgcgagggccagcttggctgctgcgaaagccgcgtcggcagcaggggaccacacgagctcggtggggttacccgcgaggcattggaaaagggggcgcatgatccgggctgccgccgggacgaagcggtggtaaaaattcaccatacctacaaactcttgtaaccctttgatagtgtcggggcgggggaaggagcggatagcagccaccttctcgggcaagggaacggcacctgcctgtgtgatccgatggcccaggaaatctaatgaggatagtccgaattggcatttggacgggtgtaggatcagaccgtggtcctgcaacctttggaatatggagcgcaggtgggaccggtgttcgtgagccgaccgacttgccacgagaatatcgtccagatatatgaatacaaaaggcataccccgacccacatgatccataaggcgttggaacgcctgggcggcgtttttgaggccgaaaggcatccgcagccattCGAAAAGCCCGAACAGGGTGATTGTGGCGGTCTTAGGAATGTCtgcggggcgaaccgggatctggtgataccctcggattaagtcgttttgagaaaaccgtggcaccctctaggctggcagaaaaatcctgaatatgcgggatcgggtatcggtcagccatggtgatggcgttcagacgtcggtaatcgccacatggtctccaccccccagatgcttttgggaccatgtgtaacggtgaggcccacgggctgtctgacgggcgtatgatccccagtcgttccaaagtgaggaactcttcgcgagcgactgccagcttatcagggggtaggcatcgggctcgggcgaaaacaggcggtccctccgtagggatgaagtgcacgactccgtgcttggcggcaggtgtgtcgaatcgctggactaggagctccgggaaattagcgagtatcgcagcaaacgggtcggaggtcgtagtgacggcctggacggtcgggctggatgacacggaaaccgaaggagtgggggggtcaacgctactcgacgacggttgcaggctcttcccgtggacgtcagggattaacgaaaaagcccaaaggaaatccgcgcccaggattgcctggccgacatctgcgatgatgaaagtccagttgtaggtcctggaaccaaaggacagggacatgtcccgtgttccataggtacggacagggctgccgttgaccgcaatgagtggggggccggtcttacctgatcgtgcttcttggcaggatggaggcacaatgctgacgatcgccccggtgtccacgaggaaaacggtacccgtatgttgctccgccaggtagaggcgatggttctggccgatcgagattgcctctacatttgatcggccaaggcatttcccgagaatgtgcaggtgcttctacagttgcgtgccgctgctccccaccttctatgaaagaaacaccagccgcgctggtgtgtttctatgtcgcgggcctgtttcaaaatggccgccgtcgacgtagcagcttggcgggttttttgaaaagtggcgggcggatgggcgccatcttggccgcgcggtcggtcgctcacctgtgttgaaacccgatttactgacccagggcgcctcgcctttgccgcgaccagtgcgtccgccttttctgcaaaatccatcgggtccccgaaagtaacgtctgctaggactacgcggacgtcctctggcatcttttcgcggaatgcctcctcgaacatgaggcatttggtgtgttctcccgctagagtcatcatctccgtcatgaggaccgaccgcggtcggtccccgagctcaggtaagtgcaggagtgtgctggcccgctgttgttggctgcgcccgaaggttttcagcagcagcgacttgaggcccgcatacttgtcggtttctggcgggtcggtgacgtactgtgcgacccgtgcggacgtttccgattgcaggacgctcagtaggtggtagaacctggtcgcgtcctcctgtattccccgtaggtggaactgtgcctccgcttgggcgaaccacaggcgtggttggtgggcccagaacgggggcagatgaacgccgactgcgtttggcgtcgatgcctcccgatgggacatcttggtgatctgtgatcacgtcggggtcaccactatggcgagtcgtaggcgaagtacgttgaggtagacgtttattgtaacattaacaaccgtgacaatcaatgcATCAaatgacagacaaccataaatcttactgtctccttcggaggactaaacgagactgcctagttcctttacctgcgcaccacctcacctcttctaccaatcagagggttcgatggtctggaccaatccctgtgtcgctacaggaggccaattcactggaggctttcaggagagttagatttagctcttggggctgagggaatcaagggatatgggggggaaagccggaaaggggaactgattttggatgatcagatcaaattgaatggcggtgcaggcttgaagggccgaatggcctactcctttctATGTTTTAAGTTTCCAAAATCCCCGTTTTACTGAGATCAAGACAGATTCAGTCCTCACAGAATAACTTTTGACGCCGTAGTCTCGCGTTCGTCCGCAGTTTGTGAGTAGTGACCGACCATAACAATACTGTTTACACGGAAACCCGCCTGCTGTTATGTTCAGTGAAATGCATTCGTTTACCAGTTAATGTAAATGCGACATTAAATTCGCAGTATCTCTCATGTCGGAGAATTAATTCACACTCCGTTTCTAATGTAAATGGATCGGGAACAAGTGACGGGCGAAATGATGAATCGGAGATTATATTTGTTTTTGGTGATTTTTATTGAAAAAATGTTGCCGGACTTTTTAAACTTCAGCTCATTTTGGGGACTGACCGTTGGTTTCGGCGGTTCTCTTGTTGCCGCCTGTTCATTGGTGCACGAAGCCTCTCATGAATGGGCCGCTCCCCTCACCAATGAGATTAGGCGCTTCATCATTCATACAGGAAGTACTGGGGAGATTTCCATATTTCTGGTTTTTTAAAAGTCTGATGAGAAAAGGGTTCGGGATTGAGACGGAGCTCATCGTCCGCTGATGGAATAGTTACGCTGCGGGATTTAGACCAAGACAGCCAGACGAAGACTCGTCTGTGGTTGATACACATAACGGTTGGTGTGAAGCGGTACTCAGCTCTTCCAcagacactgtgggtggctctgaaaagagcctttGGATCGTTACATTAATGTTTTGCCAAGTTACTTGGTCTTGGTGGCCGCGCTGGTTTTCTTGGGCAACAGCACGGCCTGGATATTGGGCATCACCCCGCCCTGAGCGATGGTCACCCTTCCCAGCAGCTTGTTGAGCTCCTCGTCGTTGCGGACGGCCAGCTGTAGGTGTCTGGGGATGATGCGGGTCTTCTTGTTGTCCCGGGCCGCGTTACCGGCCAGCTCCAGGATTTCAGCCGTCAGATACTCGAGCACAGCAGCCATGTATACCGGGGCTCCAGCACCCACCCGCTGAGCATAGTTACCCTTTCTCAGAAGCCTGTGAACACGGCCCACCGGGAACTGCAGCCCGGCCCGGGACGAGCGAGATTTGGGCTTGGTCCGAGCTTTACCACCAGTTTTCCCTCGCCCAGACATTTCCGACTAATTACTGTACACAGAATGATGAAATCGTCCCGCACTCGCCCTTCTAATAGTTTCTGGGGGAATGCCGTTCGGCGCTTACGATTGGTGATGCGGCGCTGTATCTCATTGGTGGTCTGTAACAGTCCAATTGGTTCATTCTCCAATGATCTGCCGGCAACAAGACGACCGCAGAAAATAACCGGCATTCGCCAAAATGACTTGAAATTTGAAAAGTCCGCCTAAGAGAAACATATTTTAAAATCGGCCAAAGGAAAATCCATTTCAATCTGTGTGTGAACATGGATTTCCCGTATCGTTCGTTTCCGACCCACATGTAAAACGAACTGTGTGCGTCAATTCCACCACAAGATATGTTGTCGAATTAATTACAGTATCTTCCATCTTTTTCCACTGCTAATCTATCGGAACAAACCCGATAGAATGAATATGTTCGAAGCCGATCTTTGTGTGAAGGCATCGGACTGTGGGAGGGTCGAAACTGTTGCATTAAAGCTGTGTCGTAATATTAGTACAACTCTGGGACTGGCAGACCCTTAAAAGAACCCCAAATTCACTGGGGAAATCAtagtttcccaatattgactggggaaATCATAGTGTGAAAGGTTTCGATGGGGTGTAATTTCTCAAAGgttttcaggagagttttctccagcaatatgtagagggccccacacgtgagagggcacaCTTGATGTAgttttgggaaattgggaagggggaccagtgaccacaattCAATCAGATTTACGATAATTATGGACAGAAAGGGCTCGCAAGTATAAatgctaaattggggcaaggccaactttgagggtatgagagaaggtctcactcaagttgtttggaggggaaaggaacatcagccaagtgggatgtttttaaaagtgtgctgacagagCTCAGGATGTGCacctccctgttagagtgaagggcaaggcaggtaagGAAGCTTGCATGATGTGGGAAATTGAagcattggtcaagaataagaaggccGCAAGAGAAACGAGGCTGGGATCAAGTGTTTCCCTGGAagagtttcaggaactgaggatCAAACTAACAaagaaaatcagaagggcaaCAATGAGCCAGGAGATTGCATGAAagacaatcccaagagattttataaatacatgtaggaaaaagggtaactagagagagtgggATCACTCAGGAATCAGAGTGGTCAACTCTGTATGGAACCACAGGCAAAGTCACCAATGAGTATTTCTACTCTgtttttaccgaggagaaagacaggaggacggaggaacttggggcaatcaatagaagtgtcttgagagcagtcaataTTATGgtagaagaggtgctgaaggaaaTATTAAGTATgatggtagacaaatctcccgagCATATCCAAGAGCATTGTGGGAAATTACGGGAACCCTGGTTGAAATCTACGAGTTgacattaaatacaggagaggtgccagaataCTGGAGGGTGCTAAATGTTGAgcctctattcaagaaaggctgcagggaaaatgctgggaacaataGGCTTGTGAGCTAAACATCTGTAGATGGAAACTTaccggagagtattctgagggataggatatacatttTGATGGAGGGCTGATGAGGGatggtcagcatgattttgtaggTGGAAGgtcatgtctcacgaatctgattttgttttttgaagaagtgaccaaaaaggttgatgagggcagaggtagatgtatatatggacctcagcaaagcattcaacaggGTTCCACATTGTACGCTGCTCTGGAAGGATAGATTGCAAGGGGCCCAAGgacagatagctgaatggatagaaaagtgGCCTCGTGGAAGGAAGCGGAGGATGAAGGTTGCcacttggactggaggcctgtgaccagtggtgtgcctcagggtttggtgctgggcccattactgtttgtcatctatatcaatgatttggatgagaacatatatggcaagattagaaagtttgcagatgatataaaagtgggtggtgttacagatagtgaagatgtgcTGAGTGCtaagccggaagaaatgggggagatattaaacaatttattttcttcggtattcaccgaggagaaggatattgaattatgtgagaaatgatgggtcccttaaatgtgtatattttaatgctaggagcattgtaagaaaggtggatgagcttagagcctggattgacatctggaagtatgatgttgtggcgatcagtgaaacatggttgcaggagggttgcgattggcaattaaatattccaggatttcattgtttcagatgtgatagaatcggaggggcaagaggtgggggtgttgcattgcttgtcagggaggatatcacagcagtgctttggcaggacagactagaaggctcgattaaggaggctgtttgggtggaactcagaaatgagaaaggtttagcaacactcataggggtgtattatagaccgccaaataaggaacgagaattggaagagcaaatatgtaaggagatagcagatattagtagtaagcacagagtggtgattgtgggtgatttcaattttccgtatatagactgggaatcacattctgttaaagggctggatggtttggagtttgtaaaatgtgtgcaggatagttttttgcagcaatacgtagaggtgcctaccagagaaggggcagtgttggacctcctgttaggaaatgagatgggtcaggtgacggaggtatgtgttgaggagcactttgggtctagtgatcataatgcgattagtttcaatatcattatggagaaggtcaaatctggaccaagggttgagattttggattggagaaaggctaattttgaggagatgagaaaggatttaaaaggagtgaaatggaaattgttgttttatgaaaaggatataatagagaaatggaggatatttaaaggtgaaattttgagagtacagagtctttatgtccctgttcggtggaaaggaaagaataataatttgaaagagccgtggttttccagggaaattggacacttggttcggaaaaagagagagatatacaataaatataagcggcagggagtaaatgaggttcttgaggaatataaagaatgtaaaaggaatcttaaaaaggaaattagaaaagcgaaaaaaagatatgaggctgctttggcaagtaatgtaaaagtaaaccccaaggggttctacagatatgtcaatagcaaaaggatagtgagggataaaattggtccattagagagtcagagtggacagctatgtgctgagccggaagaaatgggggagatattaaacaatttcttttcttcggtatttaccgaggagaaggatattgaattatgtgaggtaagcgaaacaagtagagtagtgatggaaattaggaggattaaagaagaggaggtacggacacttttgaagaatataaaagtggataagtctccaggtcctgataggatattccctaggacattgagggaagttagtgcagaaatagcaggggctatgacggaaatatttcaaacgtcattagaaacagggatggtgccggaagattggcgcattgcgcatgttgtgcctttgtttaaaaaaggttctaaaagtaaacctagcaattatagacctattagtttgacgtctgtggtgggaaaattaatggaaaagatacttagggacaatatatataattatttggataatcaaggcctgattagaaatagtcaacatggatttgtgcctggaaggtcatgtttgactaatcttcttgaattttttgaagaggttaccagggaaattgataagggcaaggctgtggatgttgtctatatggacttcagtaaggcatttgacaaggttccacatggaaggttgattaagaaggttaaatcgttgggtattaatagtgaggttgcaagatggattcaacaatggctgaatgggagataccagagggtaacggttgacaattgtatgtcaggttggaggccagtgtctagtggagtgccccaaggatctgtgttgggtccactgttgtttgtcatttacattaatgatctggatgatggtgtggcaaattggattagtaaatatgcagatgatactaagataggtggagtagttgatagtgaggtagattttcaaagtctacagagagacttgggccttttggaagggtgggctgaaagatggcagatggagtttaatgctgataagtgtgaggtgctgcattttggtaggacaaatcaaaataggacgtatagggtaaatggtagggaattgaggaatgcagtggaacagagggatctgggaataactgtgcattgttccctgaaggtggaatctcatgtggatagggtggtgaagaaggcgtttggtatgcttgcttttataaatcagagcatcgagtatagaagttgggatgtaatgttgaaattgtacagggcattggtgaggccgaatctggagtatggtgtgcagttctggtcgccaaattataggaaggatgtcgacaaaatggagagggtacagaggagatttactagaatgttgcctgggtttcagcacttaggctacagagagaggttgaaaaggttgggtctttattctttggagcgtagaaggttgaggggggacttgatagaggttttttaaattttgagagggacggacagagttgacgtgggtaggcttttccctttgagagtggggaagattccaacaaggggacatagcttcagaattgagggacaaaggtttaggggtaacatgagggggaatttctttactcagagggttgtggctgtatggaatgggcttccggtggaagtggtggaggctggctcgattttattatttaagagtaaattggataggtatatggataagaggggattagagggttatggtctgagtgcaggtagatgagactaggtcagggaaaatggtcagcgtggactggtagggccggacaggcctgtttccatgctgtagttgttatataagcgaaacaagtagagtagtgatggaaattatgaggatcaaagaagaggaggtacggacacttttgaaaaatataaaagtggataagtctccaggtcctgataggatattccataggacattgagggaagttagtgcagaaatagcagggggtatgacggaaatatttcaaacgtcattagaaacggggatggtgccggaagattggtgcattgcgcatgttgtgcctttctttaaaaaaggttctaaaagtaaacttaGCAATTattgacctgttagtttgacgtctgtggtgggaaaattaatggaaaagatacttagggacaatatatataatcacatggataaacaaggcctgattagaaacagtcaacatggatttgtgcctggaaggtcatgtttgactaatcttcttgaattttttgaagaggttaccagggaaattgataagggtaaggctgtggatgttgtctatatggacttcagtaaggcatttgacaaagttccacatggaaggttgattaagaaggttaaatcgttgggtattaatagtgaggttgcaagatggattcaacaatggctgaatgggagataccagagggtaatggttgacaactgtatgtcaggttggaggccagtgtctagtggagtaccccaaggatctgtgttgggtccactgttgtttgtcatttacattaatgatctggatgatggtgtagcaaattggattagtaagtatgcagatgatactaaggtaggtggtgtagttaataatgaagtagattttcaaagtctacagagagacttgggccttttggaagggtgggctgaaagatggcagatggagtttaatgctgataagtgtgaggtgctgcattttggtaggacaaatcaaaataggacgtacagggtaaatggtagggaattgaggaatgcagtggaacagagggatctgggaataactgtgcattgttccctgaaggtggaatctcatgtggatagggtggtgaagaaggcgtttggtatgcttgcctttataaatcagagcatcgaatatagaagttgggatgtaatgttgaaattgtacagggcattggtgaggccgaatctggagtatggtgtgcagttctggtcgccaaattataggaaggacgtcgacaaaatggagagggtgcagaggagatttactagaatgttgcctgggtttcagcacttaagctacagagggaggttgaacaggttgggtctttattctttggagcgtagaaggttgaggggggacttgatagaggtttttaaatttttaagagggatggacagagttgacgtgggtaggcttttccctttgagagtggggaagattccaacaaggggacgtaacttcagaattaagggacaaaagtttaggggtagcaTGAGGGGTAacatctttactcagagggtggtggctgtgtggaatgagcttccggtggaagtggtggaggcaggctcgattttattatttaagagtaaattggataggtatatggatgggaggggattggagggttatggtctgag
It encodes:
- the LOC144609478 gene encoding histone H2B 1/2-like, whose protein sequence is MPDPPKAAKKGAKKAVSKPAGKAGKKRRKSRKESYAIYIYKVMKQVHPDTGISSKAMSIMNSFVNDIFERIASEASRLAHYNKRATISSREIQTAVRLLLPGELAKHAVSEGTKAVTKYTSSK
- the LOC144609469 gene encoding histone H2A-like; this encodes MSGRGKTGGKARTKPKSRSSRAGLQFPVGRVHRLLRKGNYAQRVGAGAPVYMAAVLEYLTAEILELAGNAARDNKKTRIIPRHLQLAVRNDEELNKLLGRVTIAQGGVMPNIQAVLLPKKTSAATKTK